The following nucleotide sequence is from Melioribacteraceae bacterium.
AAATTTTGATGTGATTGTAATGCCAAATCTATACGGTGATATTCTATCCGATGTCGCTGCTCAAATTGCCGGATCAATTGGCTTAGCCGGTTCATCCAACATCGGTGAACATCTTGCAATGTTTGAAGCAATTCATGGTTCGGCACCCGATATTGCCGGACAAAATAAAGCTAATCCATCGGGCTTACTGTTAGCCGCAGTTATGATGCTCGTTCATATTCATCAAATTGAAGCAGCTGAAAGAGTTCATAATGCGTGGCTTAGAACTATCGAAGATGGTATTCATACCGGGGATATTTTTGCGGAAGGTACAAGCAAAGAATTAGTCGGCACAAAAGAATTTGCAAACGCAGTAATTGAAAGAATAGGTGAAAAGCCGCACATATTAAAAGAAGCACACTATTATCTTCCAAAGAAAATTGAAGGAACTCACAAAGCTATTATTAAGGATGATAAAAAACTTGTTGGTGTTGATATATTTTTAGATTGGGATAAGGGATCACCTAATGAAATCGGAGATGCATTAAAGAAAATTTCTGTCGATAATCTTCGGCTGAAAGTGATAACAAATCGAGGAATAAAAGTTTATCCCGAAGGTTTACCCGAAACATTTTGTACAGATCACTGGCGGTGCAGATTTTGGCAAGGTGAGTGGAAAGAACTGGATAAAGAGAAAGTAATCGAACTAATTAAACGAGTTCATGAAGCCGGGTTTGATTATATAAAAACCGAGAATCTTTATACGTTTAATGGAAAACTAGGATTTTCGGAAGTTCACGGATGATGATTATAAATAAGCCGTTTCTATTTTTGTTGAGGAAGCGGCTTGTTCTTCCGTTTTAATTTTAGTTGAACAAATAATGCACCCAATGCTGCTATCAACATTCCCACTGCTTCTTTTGTTGTGATTTCTTCCCCTAAAAAAATCCATGCTAAAATTGCGATCTGAATCAGCATTGTTCCATTAATAATACTTGATTCCATTGCAGTCAAAGTTCTGAGAGAAAGATTCCAAAGTGTAAATGCAAAAGCGGTATTTATAATTGCAA
It contains:
- a CDS encoding NADP-dependent isocitrate dehydrogenase; protein product: MSVKTKITVAKGDGIGPEIMDATLRILEAGEANLDIEEIKIGEKVYLRGIESGLGEGSWDSLRKTKIFLKAPITTPQGGGYKSLNVTTRKAFGLYANVRPCISYRPFVRTKHPDMDVVIIRENEEDLYSGIEHRQTDQVVQCLKLYSRPGIEKIIRYAFEYAIEYDRKKVSCFVKDNIMKITDGLFHQIFDEISKEYPKIETDTWIVDIGAARLADTPQNFDVIVMPNLYGDILSDVAAQIAGSIGLAGSSNIGEHLAMFEAIHGSAPDIAGQNKANPSGLLLAAVMMLVHIHQIEAAERVHNAWLRTIEDGIHTGDIFAEGTSKELVGTKEFANAVIERIGEKPHILKEAHYYLPKKIEGTHKAIIKDDKKLVGVDIFLDWDKGSPNEIGDALKKISVDNLRLKVITNRGIKVYPEGLPETFCTDHWRCRFWQGEWKELDKEKVIELIKRVHEAGFDYIKTENLYTFNGKLGFSEVHG